From a region of the Solanum stenotomum isolate F172 chromosome 2, ASM1918654v1, whole genome shotgun sequence genome:
- the LOC125854815 gene encoding uncharacterized protein LOC125854815, with protein sequence MWKVGRYIKEHTCDMDTCCDGHFNLDVEMIASVLRVDIEKTPRFPIKDCQTAVLKAYGISISRRKVYLGCKRAFEKVYGTWEGSFVELLRFMEALKHFNPGTIVEWKTKRRADVIEDVFNYVFWTFKPCIDGFVYCRPVISIDGTHVYGKYDIKLLIAIVTDGNDSILPLAFAIAANENMET encoded by the exons ATGTGGAAAGTTGGAAGATACATTAAAGAACACACATGTGATATGGATACGTGCTGCGATGGACATTTCAACTTGGATGTTGAGATGATTGCTAGCGTCCTCCGTGTTGATATCGAAAAAACGCCAAG gTTTCCCATCAAAGACTGTCAAACAGCCGTTCTTAAAGCATATGGCATTTCGATAAGCAGAAGAAAAGTATATCTTGGTTGCAAGCGTGCTTTTGAAAAAGTATATGGTACTTGGGAGGGTTCTTTTGTCGAGTTGCTGAGGTTCATGGAAGCTTTGAAACACTTCAATCCCGGAACAATAGTTGAATGGAAAACAAAGCGGCGTGCCGATGTCATTGAAGATGTATTCAACTATGTATTCTGGACTTTTAAACCATGCATTGATGGATTTGTGTATTGTCGTCCTGTTATATCGATCGACGGAACACATGTCTATGGAAAATATGATATCAAATTGTTGATTGCGATTGTAACGGATGGTAATGACTCAATATTACCTTTGGCATTTGCAATAGCTGCGAATGAGAACATGGAGACatga